The Sander lucioperca isolate FBNREF2018 chromosome 15, SLUC_FBN_1.2, whole genome shotgun sequence genome window below encodes:
- the erlec1 gene encoding endoplasmic reticulum lectin 1, with amino-acid sequence MVGLLMVFLGGLLEVCSGVSTNRGGYPSFTDEIPFKITWPGAEFTLPASGVLYKEDDFVIMTTTEKEKYKCLLPSLVSGDEDDDKEYSGPSPGELLEPLFKRSSCSYRIESYWTYEVCHGKHIRQYHEEKETGQKISVQEYFLGNMAQKSQPTETDKVEEAEHVKSATETDVPSKNIEGQLTPYFSLEMGNGTPCVLKQNEARSTSVLYVCHPEAKHEILSVAEVTTCEYEVVVLTPLLCAHPKYRFKSSPVNAIFCQALAGSPLRPLRLAQLDKEQEEQLKPPFSAPSETREEETSPVREEAFTSTHKPMTVGGQSQVTVGTTHISRLTDDQLIKEFLSGSYCLHGGVGWWKYEFCYGKHVHQYHEDKEQGKNTVVVGNWNAMEHTEWAKKNVARSYQLKEDGVQKVKLVSHFYGHGDMCDLTGKPRQVIVKLKCKESESPHAVTVYMLEPQTCQYILGVESPVICRILDTADEHGLLSISS; translated from the exons ATGGTTGGGCTGCTGATGGTGTTTCTCGGGGGGCTGTTGGAGGTCTGCAGCGGCGTCTCAACAAACAGAGGGGGGTATCCCTCCTTTACAGACGAAATCCCTTTCAAAATCACCTGGCCTGGCGCTGAATTCACGCTG CCAGCTTCAGGGGTACTTTACAAGGAAGATGACTTTGTCATCATGACAACAACAGAGAAGGAGAAGTATAAATGTCTCCTGCCTTCCCTGGTATCTGGAGATGAG GATGATGACAAGGAGTACAGTGGGCCTAGTCCGGGTGAACTGCTGGAGCCACTGTTCAAACGCAGCAGCTGCTCCTACAGG ATTGAGTCTTACTGGACATATGAAGTATGCCATGGGAAGCATATAAGACAGTATCATGAGGAGAAGGAGACTGGCCAG AAGATTAGTGTTCAAGAGTACTTCCTGGGGAATATGGCACAGAAGAGCCAGCCAACAGAGACGG ATAAAGTTGAAGAGGCAGAACATGTCAAATCAGCAACTGAAACTGAT GTGCCCTCTAAGAATATAGAAGGCCAGCTGACTCCCTACTTCTCACTGGAGATGGGAAATGGGACTCCTTGTGTGCTGAAACAGAACGAGGCTCGCTCCACGTCTGTGCTGTATGTCTGTCATCCAGAGGCCAAACATGAGATCTTGTCTGTCGCTGAGGTCACTACCTGTGAATATGAGGTGGTGGTGTTGACACCGCTGCTTTGCGCGCACCCAAAATACAG GTTCAAGTCCTCCCCGGTGAACGCCATCTTCTGCCAGGCTCTGGCAGGCTCCCCTTTGCGGCCTCTGCGGCTCGCCCAGTTGGACAAGGAGCAAGAGGAGCAGCTTAAACCACCTTTCAGCGCCCCCTCCGAAACCAGAGAG GAGGAGACGTCACCAGTGAGAGAGGAGGCCTTCACCTCCACCCACAAACCCATGACTGTTGGAGGGCAGTCTCAGGTCACTGTCGGCACCACTCACATCTCTCGCTTGACGGATGACCAGCTAATCAAGGAGTTCCTCAGCGGCTCGTACTGTCTGCATGGG gggGTCGGGTGGTGGAAATATGAATTCTGTTACGGAAAGCATGTCCATCAGTACCATGAG GATAAAGAGCAAGGAAAGAACACGGTGGTGGTCGGGAACTGGAACGCCATGGAGCATACTGAGTGGGCCAAGAAGAACGTCGCCCGATCCTACCAGCTCAAAGAGGATGGAGTACAGAAAGTCAA GTTGGTTTCCCACTTTTATGGCCACGGGGATATGTGTGATCTGACAGGGAAGCCCAGGCAGGTCATTGTCAAGCTCAA GTGTAAGGAGTCAGAGTCTCCCCATGCTGTCACTGTCTATATGCTGGAGCCTCAGACTTGTCAGTACATCCTTGGG gtTGAGTCTCCGGTTATATGCAGGATTCTTGACACTGCTGATGAACATGGACTTCTGTCAATCTCCAGCTAA